In one Aricia agestis chromosome 5, ilAriAges1.1, whole genome shotgun sequence genomic region, the following are encoded:
- the LOC121727454 gene encoding uncharacterized protein LOC121727454 isoform X4, with the protein MLFAPIAFEAMKCKEENCEVGVVLEHDSLIVLSLNKTIVCLCGRNQRNPFERGKLRKREEHSASVHPAEAVLQAAPQQPPEPLAFRQPLWQFPPPLPPPYVYPHDQDNLMQPIGNERASFRSLRKNIGGRWKRLVKKKPEQEVYTIPPELKPQLKQIYVY; encoded by the exons ATGCTCTTCGCTCCGATCGCCTTCGAGGCGATGAAGTGTAAGGAGGAAAACTGCGAGGTCGGCGTGGTGCTGGAGCACGACTCCCTCATCGTCCTGTCCCTGAACAAGACCATCGTCTGCCTGTGCGGGAGGAACCAGCGCAACCCCTTCGAGCGCGG TAAGCTGCGCAAGCGCGAGGAGCACTCGGCTTCGGTGCACCCGGCCGAAGCCGTGCTCCAGGCCGCGCCGCAGCAGCCGCCCGAGCCTCTTGCCTTCCGCCAGCCGCTGTGGCAGTTCCCGCCGCCGCTGCCTCCGCCCTACGTCTATCCTCATGATCAG GACAATTTGATGCAGCCGATCGGCAACGAGCGGGCGAGTTTTCGAAGCCTGCGCAAGAACATCGGCGGTCGTTGGAAACGACTCGTCAAGAAGAAGCCCGAACAGGAGGTGTACACGATACCTCCCGAGCTGAAGCCCCAGCTCAAGCAAATATACGTTTACTAA